The sequence below is a genomic window from Macaca fascicularis isolate 582-1 chromosome 3, T2T-MFA8v1.1.
CTCCCACGTCTGGGGGATCCTTGCCCCTGCTTCTGCACCCAGCCCTGGCTAAGCGGCCTTGTTCTATCAAAGCTGTCGGGATCTGCAGAGTGCTCAGCTTCTACTCCCGCTCCTACACAGCTGCAAGTGGCTTGAAAATGTATGACCATGCTTCAGCGTCTCCAGTGATTCCCACTGTGTTGGGACACAAAGCTCACCTCTCTGCCATGTGCCCCTGATGGTCGCTGCCCCAGCTTGTTTGCTTTCTGTAGGGCTTGGGTCTTTGCCAACCCCTCTACCTGGATTGCTCTCCCTGTAAGACTCATCATAGCTGAGGCCTTTGCACTCTGCTCCTTCCACTCACATGTCACCTCAGGGGTGTCCGTGGCCTCTCCTTTCCCATCTCCCCCAGTACATTATGGTCTTTCCTTCCTAGCGTCTGGTGGTATCTATGGTAGGCATGTTTAGCAGCTGGTACGATCCCTCCTCCACTGAAATATGGGCTTCATGTCTGGCCCCTGTGGGACTGCCAGAGCCTGGTCCTCAGTCATGTTTAGTTGGGCTAGTGAGTCGAGTCTTTTGGTCAAAGGGACAAAAGAAGATGAGGAGATGTGGCTTCAATCAGGACCAGTGTGGAACAGTGAGACCTGCGCATGGCACTGCTAGGAGGGATAGGTTCTACCTGCCAGCCTTGGGGCTCCTGGCAGCCGACAGGACTCTGCCCACTGGGACTTGTGTGCCAACCTTTGGGTACAGAGCCTTAGCCTCACAGGCCCCAAGCCAGGAGCCCCTCCTCAGGTGAGCCAGCAGGGATGGATGAAGGCCTGTCGAGGGTTTCTTGCACACTCAGATCCAAGTCTCAGAGTGGTGGTCTCTGCTGGCCTCCCACCCACACTCTCCTGTTATCAGAAGTGTGGCAGGTGACAGTGTGGtcactggggtgggaggatgtgGGAGGCCCTGGATGGGGCCCATGCCCAAGGGTCTAGCCAAGGCCCCTTCATTAGGGCCCCAACTGTGACTTTATTACTCATAGTCTCTTCCCTGCCCTGGTGGCCCTCATCCCCCAAACCTGAATGCAGAAGTCTTGGTCCTGGACTCAAATCCATGCCACTCTTCAGCCTATGCTGTGGGTTCCTAAGCTGAGCATTTACCTAACAATCAAGACTTCTGACAGTCCTCAGTCCTACCCCCAAACCCCCTTGGATTTCTTTTTCAAGGTGGTTTCAGCTAGGAGGGTAAGCGTGGCTTGGGTGAGAACAGATAGGGTGGGAGCATGTGGCAGGTATGGATGAGACCTTGACAAAGTGACCCCAGACGAAAGACAGGGACCCTTTCTCCCTTTGTCCTGGAAACCCAGCTCAGCCCCAGCCCTTGCCCATGCTGCTGTTGCTGCCTGGTACCTTCCACAAGGCCAGACTCCTCTCCGCAAAGCTGTGGCCCGCACCAGctcctctgtctctccttctctgcctgcTGAGGGCCCCCTCCCAGCCCGGCTGTCAATCACAGGAGAAAGGGGTTGGGATTTTGTTTGTCCCTCTCCCTGAGCAGAGAATGGCTGATGCGGCCACCGAGCCTTGACCTGGAGAGCCCCTCTGTCCCTGCTGCCCCCGTCTCCCCTAGCCCAGACTTCTGCCCTTCACGCCCATCCCTGACCAGCAGCCCCACTCAGCCTGGGCTCTGGGTGCCAGCTGGTTATGGACATGCCACCTCAGCCCAGGCCAGGAGCTGGTGGATGCGTAGGGCTATTTTAAGCACAGCTTCTTGGCCTGCTCCcctggcccccagcccccagcagctCAGCTACTGGTCACCTGCCACCGCCTAGAATGCTGATTGGCAgttggctggggtgggggctgggaagaCACTGTTATAAAGCTGGGAGTGTAGGGAAGCAGCCGTCCCCATCCAGAGTCCTCTGTGGTCCCTGCTGCCACCATGGCCACCCACCGCCTTGTGATGGTCCGGCACGGCGAGAGCACATGGAACCAGGAGAACCGTTTCTGTGGCTGGTTCGATGCAGAGCTGAGTGAAAAGGGGGCCGAGGAGGCCAGGCGGGGAGCCAAGGCCATCAAGGACGCCAAGATGGAGTTTGACATCTGCTACACGTCGGTGCTGAAGCGGGCCATCCGCACCCTCTGGGCCATCCTGGATGGCACGGACCAGATGTGGCTGCCTGTGGTGCGCACTTGGCGCCTCAATGAGCGGCATTACGGGGGCCTCACAGGCCTCAACAAGGCGGAAACGGCCGCCAAGCACGGGGAGGAGCAGGTGAAGATCTGGAGGCGCTCCTTTGACATCCCGCCGCCCCCCATGAACGAGAAGCACCCCTACTACAACTCCATTAGCAAGGTGGGCTGCCTCCACTGGGAAGGCCTCTGGGAAGCTGCGGGGTGGGTAGTCGGGTGGGGGCCTGCTAGCTTGGGAGGGAAAGCAGCGTGCCTGTGTCCCCCAGGAGCGTCGGTACGCAGGCCTGAAGCCCGGGGAACTGCCCACCTGCGAGAGCCTCAAGGACACCATTGCCCGGGCCCTGCCCTTCTGGAACGAGGAGATTGTTCCCCAGATCAAGGCCGGCAAGCGAGTGCTCATTGCAGCTCACGGGAACAGCCTGCGGGGCATTGTCAAGCACCTGGAAGGTGAGACGCCCTCAGAAGCCTGGGCAGGGTGGGTGGGCAGCAGCCCCAGCTGGCTTCTCATCTCAGCAAAGCCTCTAGCCCATGGACCAGGCCGCTTTCTAGGCGTGGGGCTCCACATCGTTCACTGAAAAAGGAGGGCTGAGCAGCCACTTTTTTTGTGAAACTTCCCTCATTTCTGTGTAACCAGGACACACTCCACAGGGGCTGACCGCACTTGAAGCTCGCTGTGTCCCGAGGCGGGGCAGGCTCCAAAGGGGCATCTGCCCAGGGACACCCAGCTAGGAAACGGAGGGGCTGGGCTTAGAGCATCTAGCTCCAAATCCCGGCTTACCGGGGGCCCTGGACAAACCACCTCCATCTCTGGGCCTCTCCCTTTTCCAGGGTGGTGGGGAGCTCCCAGGGCTCCCCTGGTACTGACTGCCTCTTGATGTGTAGGCTTGGACCCCTCGCAGGACCCTCCCCCATCAGGTCCTCAGATTCCCTGCATGAGCTCCACCACCTATCTCCCTctggagcccctctctgggcaaAGGAAAGACCAATCAAAAGAGGGGTGCAAGACTATGGAGTGGCCGGACCCCGGGCTTGTAGCGGGGCTCCCACTGAAAAGCAAGGGCTGACAAACGGGCCCGAGATACATGGGTGCAGTGAGGCCTCGCCCAGAGTGACTGGCACCTCCACTCTGCCTCCCACCTTAATATTCTGACACCAGGGCAGTCTAAATTAGCATCTGAATGACCTTAAAGCTTGTAGAGTCCTGGAAAGGCTAGAAGGGTGTGCCCCAAACCTTCTGCTCCTGGGGCTGATGGGCAGCTGGCCAGAGCACCCAGACTGGCAGGCCCCGGAGACCCAGCCCGCCCCAAGCCTGCCAACTCCAAACACGGATACCTGGCACCTGGCACCAGGGCCAGGCAAACGGAAGGACCAcctgcctcctctcccttctGGAGGCTTCATGCCAGCCCCATGACCCTCCCACAGCCTGGTTTGGGGAAAGGGGATGCACTTTTGGTGGTGAATATGAGGGGATTTCAGTGGGAGTCCCTGAATCCCCAGGGAACATTCTCTTAAACCTTTCTGCACGGAGCGGGGGTGGAGTGGTGCGAATATCAAAGGTCGAGCTGCTATTCCCAGCTCGGGGGCTgcaggaggcaggcagggtcaGGTTTCGACCAGGCTTGGCCTCCCTGTCCCTCCTCCAGCTCCATTCCGCACTTGCTCCTGTTCAGGATGTCTAGAATTTAGAGCACTTTGGAAACCAAAGGgcgccggacgcagtggctcactcatgtaatcccagcaccttgggaggctgaggcaggtggatcacctgaggtcaggagtttgaaaccagcctgaccaacatggtgaaacctgtctctactaaaaatacaaaattagccctgtgtggtggcgctcacctgt
It includes:
- the PGAM2 gene encoding phosphoglycerate mutase 2; translation: MATHRLVMVRHGESTWNQENRFCGWFDAELSEKGAEEARRGAKAIKDAKMEFDICYTSVLKRAIRTLWAILDGTDQMWLPVVRTWRLNERHYGGLTGLNKAETAAKHGEEQVKIWRRSFDIPPPPMNEKHPYYNSISKERRYAGLKPGELPTCESLKDTIARALPFWNEEIVPQIKAGKRVLIAAHGNSLRGIVKHLEGMSDQAIMELNLPTGIPIVYELNKELKPTKPMQFLGDEETVRKAMEAVAAQGKAK